Proteins from one Malania oleifera isolate guangnan ecotype guangnan chromosome 4, ASM2987363v1, whole genome shotgun sequence genomic window:
- the LOC131153174 gene encoding protein COFACTOR ASSEMBLY OF COMPLEX C SUBUNIT B CCB3, chloroplastic isoform X1, whose translation MMMDSLASPWISRSSLIHSPFSSSSSSSSSSNQNLLKYQLCFSLSGRLGYCRAQYVANDNKVVFRDALYYSRTAASHARVTSFLPGRFCGHFASQGRFKCPIRRNKGWGSRTAAWRTSCLLEATVSSPCIELSASEATIPRASLNSMHRLVVAELDPTTAKLLIGILGPFLSVFSFLFILRIVMSWYPGLPVGKFPFVIAHAPTEPLLVITRKLIPPLGGVDVTPVVWFGLISFLSEILVGPQGLLVLLSQQV comes from the exons ATGATGATGGATTCGTTAGCTTCTCCATGGATTTCAAGATCATCCCTCATCCACTCgccattttcttcttcttcttcttcttcttcttcttcgaatCAGAATTTGTTGAAGTATCAATTGTGCTTTTCTCTCTCTGGCCGGCTTGGGTATTGTCGAGCTCAATATGTAGCAAATGACAACAAAGTTGTGTTCCGCGATGCTCTATATTATTCTAGAACCGCTGCCAGTCATGCCAGA GTTACTTCCTTTCTACCAGGGAGATTTTGTGGACACTTTGCATCACAg GGAAGGTTCAAGTGTCCCATTAGAAGAAACAAGGGCTGGGGCTCAAGAACTGCTGCATGGAGAACAAGCTGTCTCTTGGAAGCTACAGTTTCTTCTCCCTGCATCGAACTCTCAGCATCAGAGGCCACCATTCCCCGAGCGTCACTTAATTCCATGCATAGGTTGGTCGTAGCAGAACTAGACCCTACTACAGCAAAGTTGTTAATCGGGATCCTTGGACCATTTCTCTCAGTATTTAGCTTTTTGTTTATTCTGAGAATAGTGATGTCGTGGTACCCAGGGCTCCCAGTGGGGAAGTTCCCATTTGTAATAGCACATGCTCCGACCGAACCACTTCTGGTTATTACGCGGAAGCTGATTCCACCGCTTGGCGGAGTGGATGTAACTCCGGTGGTCTGGTTCGGGTTGATCAGTTTCCTCAGCGAAATATTAGTCGGCCCCCAGGGCCTTCTTGTCCTCCTCTCCCAACAGGTTTAG
- the LOC131153174 gene encoding protein COFACTOR ASSEMBLY OF COMPLEX C SUBUNIT B CCB3, chloroplastic isoform X2, which produces MMMDSLASPWISRSSLIHSPFSSSSSSSSSSNQNLLKYQLCFSLSGRLGYCRAQYVANDNKVVFRDALYYSRTAASHARGRFKCPIRRNKGWGSRTAAWRTSCLLEATVSSPCIELSASEATIPRASLNSMHRLVVAELDPTTAKLLIGILGPFLSVFSFLFILRIVMSWYPGLPVGKFPFVIAHAPTEPLLVITRKLIPPLGGVDVTPVVWFGLISFLSEILVGPQGLLVLLSQQV; this is translated from the exons ATGATGATGGATTCGTTAGCTTCTCCATGGATTTCAAGATCATCCCTCATCCACTCgccattttcttcttcttcttcttcttcttcttcttcgaatCAGAATTTGTTGAAGTATCAATTGTGCTTTTCTCTCTCTGGCCGGCTTGGGTATTGTCGAGCTCAATATGTAGCAAATGACAACAAAGTTGTGTTCCGCGATGCTCTATATTATTCTAGAACCGCTGCCAGTCATGCCAGA GGAAGGTTCAAGTGTCCCATTAGAAGAAACAAGGGCTGGGGCTCAAGAACTGCTGCATGGAGAACAAGCTGTCTCTTGGAAGCTACAGTTTCTTCTCCCTGCATCGAACTCTCAGCATCAGAGGCCACCATTCCCCGAGCGTCACTTAATTCCATGCATAGGTTGGTCGTAGCAGAACTAGACCCTACTACAGCAAAGTTGTTAATCGGGATCCTTGGACCATTTCTCTCAGTATTTAGCTTTTTGTTTATTCTGAGAATAGTGATGTCGTGGTACCCAGGGCTCCCAGTGGGGAAGTTCCCATTTGTAATAGCACATGCTCCGACCGAACCACTTCTGGTTATTACGCGGAAGCTGATTCCACCGCTTGGCGGAGTGGATGTAACTCCGGTGGTCTGGTTCGGGTTGATCAGTTTCCTCAGCGAAATATTAGTCGGCCCCCAGGGCCTTCTTGTCCTCCTCTCCCAACAGGTTTAG
- the LOC131152905 gene encoding uncharacterized protein LOC131152905 isoform X3, translated as MISAPGPSCLEGVKQHGISGQEGGCWSLLVCNVYLSCPDPFELLGWEPRSLHPPNTAHCITDNGMVAIGCGLSLLQSLDVSYCRKLTDKGMSAVAEGCHDLKTLQLTGCRFITDVVLQALSKNCHNLEDLGLQGCTSITNSGLNVLVEGCRRIKLLDINKCCNVGDIGILNVSQACSLSLKTLKLLDCYKVGDESIFSLAKFCKNLQTLIIGGCRDISDESIKSLAAACGHSLKNLRMDWCLNISDSSLNCIFRQCRNLEALDIACCEEVTDAAFWGLSNGGSELALKILKVSNCPKITVAGISMVLNSCSGLGYLDVRSCPHITKAGCEAAGLQFPESCSVNFVGSLSEPNVCEI; from the exons ATGATTTCTGCACCTGGGCCAAGCTGCCTTGAAGGAGTAAAACAACATGGAATTTCTGGTCAAGAAGGGGGTTGCTGGTCACTGCTGGTCTGCAATGTCTATCTTAGCTGCCCTGATCCTTTTGAGCTGCTTGGATGGGAGCCCAGAAGTCTACATCCCCCCAACACAGCTCAtt GTATCACTGATAATGGGATGGTTGCAATTGGATGTGGTCTATCTCTTCTACAGTCCTTAGATGTGTCTTACTGCAGAAAGTTGACTGACAAGGGAATGTCGGCTGTGGCTGAGGGCTGTCATGACCTGAAAACTTTGCAGCTTACTGGCTGCAGATTTATTACTGATGTAGTGCTGCAAGCCCTTTCAAAAAACTGTCACAATCTAGAAGATCTTGGTCTGCAAGGTTGCACCAGTATAACCAACTCTGGGCTTAATGTCCTTGTAGAGGGGTGTCGAAGGATAAAGCTATTAGACATAAATAAATGCTGCAATGTTGGAGATATCGGGATCTTGAATGTTTCTCAGGCCTGTTCATTGTCTCTGAAGACACTGAAGTTGTTGGATTGCTATAAAGTTGGAGATGAATCTATATTCTCACTGGCCAAGTTCTGTAAAAATCTTCAAACTCTTATTATTGGTGGCTGCCGAGATATCTCTGATGAGTCTATCAAATCATTGGCTGCTGCTTGTGGTCACAGCCTAAAGAACCTGCGGATGGATTGGTGCTTAAATATCTCCGATTCTTCATTAAACTGCATTTTCCGTCAGTGCAGAAATCTAGAGGCTCTTGACATAGCATGTTGCGAGGAGGTGACTGATGCTGCTTTCTGGGGATTAAGCAATGGTGGATCAGAGTTGGCTTTGAAGATTTTAAAGGTCAGCAACTGCCCAAAGATCACTGTGGCAGGAATAAGCATGGTTTTGAACTCATGTAGTGGTCTAGGATATCTTGATGTGAGATCATGCCCACATATTACGAAGGCAGGTTGTGAAGCAGCAGGATTGCAGTTTCCTGAAAGTTGCAGTGTGAATTTTGTAGGAAGTTTATCAGAGCcgaatgtttgtgaaatataa